One part of the Candidatus Kouleothrix ribensis genome encodes these proteins:
- the ilvB gene encoding biosynthetic-type acetolactate synthase large subunit, with translation MPNQRTGAQILCEALIRENVEVMFGIPGGAIMPFYYAMWEYRDQLRHVLCRHEQGAGHAAEGYARSTGKVGVCIGTSGPGATNLVTPIADAMMDSTPLVALTGQVSSLVLGKDAFQETDITGITMPITKHNYLVKRIEDIAYAVKEAFHIAATGRPGPVLVDITKDALQAKMVPNWEIKLNLPGYKPNYNGNRKQIREAMRLLTEAKKPLIMSGNGVTMAGAIGELHELAERTGVPVVTTLHGIGSFPENHPQNIGMPGMHGWVHVNRAIQECDVLLNIGGRFDDRVTGKASTFAPHAKVIHVDIDPSEIGKNVKVAVPIVGDARNVLRALIEELPSREALAELHGRASDWLEHIREMQDKHQHKQQYLNRPDTTNLMPHDVYAALTRFLNARGQYRVVTDVGQHQMWAAQLMDWLKPRTHITSGGAGTMGFAVPAAMGVAIANPTDTVWAICGDGGFQMTNQEMQTIMQEGLKNVKVAVINNGYLGMVRQWQELFEGKRYSGTPLSGPNFRLLAEAYGWKGITVERVTDVEGAIETANATDGPVLIDFRVEREVNVWPMVPQGKSIGEMITGTPQA, from the coding sequence ATGCCTAACCAGCGAACCGGCGCACAGATCCTGTGCGAGGCCCTGATCCGCGAGAACGTCGAGGTGATGTTCGGCATCCCCGGCGGCGCGATCATGCCGTTCTACTATGCAATGTGGGAGTATCGCGACCAGCTGCGCCATGTGCTATGCCGCCACGAGCAAGGCGCTGGCCACGCGGCCGAGGGCTACGCCCGCTCGACCGGCAAAGTCGGCGTGTGCATCGGCACCAGCGGCCCCGGCGCCACCAACCTGGTCACGCCGATCGCCGACGCGATGATGGACAGCACGCCGCTCGTGGCGCTCACCGGCCAGGTTTCGAGCCTGGTGCTGGGCAAAGACGCGTTCCAGGAGACCGATATCACCGGCATTACCATGCCGATCACCAAGCACAACTACCTGGTCAAGCGGATCGAAGACATCGCCTACGCGGTCAAAGAGGCCTTCCACATCGCCGCGACCGGCCGGCCCGGCCCGGTGCTGGTCGATATCACCAAAGACGCACTGCAGGCCAAGATGGTGCCGAACTGGGAGATCAAGCTGAACCTGCCGGGCTATAAGCCGAACTACAACGGCAACCGCAAGCAGATCCGCGAGGCCATGCGGCTGCTGACCGAGGCCAAGAAGCCGCTGATTATGTCGGGCAACGGCGTAACGATGGCCGGCGCGATCGGCGAGCTGCACGAGCTGGCCGAGCGCACGGGCGTGCCAGTGGTCACCACTCTGCACGGGATCGGCTCGTTCCCCGAGAACCACCCGCAGAACATCGGCATGCCCGGCATGCATGGCTGGGTGCATGTCAACCGGGCCATTCAGGAGTGCGATGTGCTGCTGAACATCGGCGGGCGCTTCGACGACCGTGTCACCGGCAAGGCCAGCACCTTCGCGCCACACGCCAAGGTGATCCACGTCGATATCGACCCGAGCGAGATCGGCAAGAATGTCAAGGTGGCGGTGCCGATCGTCGGCGATGCGCGCAATGTGCTGCGCGCGCTGATCGAAGAGCTGCCCAGCCGCGAGGCACTGGCCGAGCTGCATGGCCGCGCCAGCGACTGGCTCGAACACATCCGCGAGATGCAGGACAAGCACCAGCACAAGCAGCAGTACCTCAACCGGCCCGACACCACCAACCTGATGCCGCACGATGTGTACGCCGCGCTGACGCGCTTCCTCAACGCGCGCGGCCAATACCGCGTGGTCACCGATGTCGGCCAGCACCAGATGTGGGCGGCCCAGCTGATGGACTGGCTCAAGCCGCGCACACACATTACCTCGGGCGGCGCCGGCACCATGGGCTTCGCAGTACCGGCAGCCATGGGCGTGGCAATCGCCAACCCGACCGACACCGTCTGGGCGATCTGCGGCGACGGCGGCTTCCAGATGACCAACCAGGAGATGCAGACGATCATGCAGGAGGGCCTCAAGAACGTCAAGGTCGCAGTGATCAACAACGGCTACCTGGGCATGGTGCGCCAGTGGCAAGAGCTGTTCGAGGGTAAGCGCTATAGCGGCACGCCGCTGAGCGGCCCGAACTTCCGCCTGCTGGCCGAGGCTTACGGCTGGAAGGGTATCACCGTCGAGCGCGTCACAGATGTCGAGGGCGCAATCGAAACCGCCAACGCCACCGACGGCCCGGTATTGATCGACTTCCGCGTTGAGCGCGAGGTGAATGTGTGGCCAATGGTGCCGCAGGGTAAGAGCATTGGCGAGATGATCACCGGCACGCCACAGGCGTGA
- a CDS encoding MFS transporter gives MAINDNQQRNRLLGVLFIGVLMAALDIAIVGPALPAIRTAFGVDDRAVAWIFTIYVLFNLIGTPLMAKLSDMLGRRSIYVLNVALFAAGSLLVAISPSFAVLLLGRAVQGLGAGGIFPVASAVIGDTFPPEKRGSALGLIGAVFGLAFLVGPIVGGVLLGFGWQWLFIINLPLAALVIALGMRLLPSTRPAEQRPFDWLGMIVLGALLSALAYGLNQLDTANLAQSLSSLSVWPFLLAVIVLTPILWLIERGHPDPIVRTGLFANRQIALTTIVAAGAGLSEAAVVFLPTLSVAAFAVKESIASYMLVPMVLAMAVASPLSGRMLDRSGSRVVVVLGAVLVTLGTLLVSFFATSLAMFYVSTIVFGLGLAVLLGAAPRYIMLNEAPPTERASAQALLTIFTSVGQLVGGAMAGAVADSRGGGVVGYTASFLIIGAIMLALTFAALGLKGRAAELATLGRNEPSRPAHA, from the coding sequence ATGGCAATCAACGACAACCAGCAGCGCAACCGGCTGCTCGGCGTGCTGTTCATCGGTGTGCTGATGGCGGCGCTCGATATCGCGATCGTCGGCCCGGCGCTGCCGGCCATTCGCACGGCCTTTGGCGTCGACGACCGCGCGGTGGCGTGGATCTTCACCATCTATGTGCTATTCAACCTGATCGGCACCCCGCTGATGGCCAAGCTCTCCGACATGCTCGGGCGGCGCTCGATCTATGTGTTGAATGTGGCGCTCTTCGCGGCCGGCTCGCTGCTGGTGGCGATCTCGCCGAGCTTTGCCGTGCTGCTGCTCGGCCGGGCCGTGCAGGGCCTGGGCGCGGGCGGCATCTTCCCGGTGGCCAGCGCGGTGATCGGCGATACGTTCCCGCCCGAGAAGCGCGGCAGCGCGCTGGGCCTGATCGGCGCGGTGTTCGGCCTGGCATTCTTGGTCGGCCCGATCGTCGGCGGCGTGCTGCTTGGCTTCGGCTGGCAGTGGCTGTTCATCATCAACCTGCCGCTGGCCGCGCTGGTGATTGCGCTGGGCATGCGGCTGCTGCCGTCTACCCGCCCGGCCGAGCAGCGCCCATTCGACTGGCTGGGCATGATCGTGCTGGGCGCGCTGCTGAGCGCGCTGGCGTATGGCCTGAACCAGCTCGACACGGCCAACCTCGCGCAGAGCCTCAGCTCGCTCAGCGTCTGGCCGTTCCTGCTGGCGGTGATCGTGCTCACGCCGATCCTGTGGCTGATCGAGCGTGGCCACCCCGACCCGATCGTGCGCACCGGGCTGTTCGCCAACCGCCAGATCGCGCTCACCACGATCGTCGCCGCCGGCGCCGGGCTGTCCGAGGCAGCCGTGGTATTTCTGCCGACTCTGAGCGTGGCCGCGTTTGCCGTCAAGGAGTCGATCGCCAGCTATATGCTGGTGCCGATGGTGCTGGCCATGGCAGTGGCCTCGCCGCTGTCGGGGCGCATGCTCGATCGCTCTGGCTCGCGCGTGGTGGTGGTGCTGGGCGCCGTGCTGGTGACGCTTGGCACGCTGCTGGTCAGCTTCTTCGCCACCAGCCTGGCCATGTTCTACGTATCGACGATTGTGTTCGGCCTGGGGCTGGCGGTGCTGCTGGGCGCCGCGCCGCGCTATATCATGCTGAACGAGGCACCGCCGACCGAGCGGGCCTCGGCCCAGGCGCTGCTGACGATTTTCACCAGCGTGGGCCAGTTGGTCGGCGGCGCGATGGCCGGCGCGGTGGCCGACTCGCGCGGCGGCGGCGTGGTGGGTTATACTGCGTCGTTTCTGATCATCGGCGCGATCATGCTCGCGCTGACATTTGCCGCGCTGGGGCTGAAGGGCCGCGCCGCCGAGCTGGCGACGCTTGGCCGCAACGAACCCTCGCGGCCAGCGCACGCATAA
- the ilvD gene encoding dihydroxy-acid dehydratase has translation MRSDTIKRGFERAPHRSLLRATGQIRDEADFEKPFIAICNSYVDIIPGHVHLQEFGRVVKQAVREAGGVPFEFNTIGVDDGIVMGHEGMRYSLPSRELIADSVETMAASHCFDAMICIPNCDKITPGMLMGAARVNIPTIFISGGPMLAGQDEQGVKSDLITVFEAVGKRAAGTISDAQLLKLEQISCPTCGSCSGMFTANSMNCLCEALGIALPGNGTLPAVSPERHELARKAATQIMELVARNIRFRDIVTAEAVDNAMALDVAMGGSTNTVLHVLALARETSLDYPVAHFNVVSDRTPHLAKVSPAWDGPQQWHIQDVHAAGGVPAILAELARCPGVLKLDALTVTGKTMGENLAHAERRGDACIRPIDNPHSTRGALSALFGNLAPAGAIIKVGAVDQHEMHFRGPARVFDSEEAATNAVVNGKINPGDAIIVRYEGPRGGPGMREMLALTSMVKGIPELSGTTALITDGRFSGGTRGLCIGHVSPEAAEGGPIGLIHDGDIVTIDLAARTLDVDLSAETLAARKAGWQAPAPRYTRGWLARYTRLVTNASNGAVLE, from the coding sequence ATGCGTTCAGACACGATCAAGCGCGGATTTGAGCGCGCGCCCCACCGTAGCCTGCTACGCGCCACCGGCCAGATCCGCGATGAGGCCGATTTCGAGAAGCCGTTCATCGCGATCTGCAACTCGTACGTCGACATTATCCCTGGCCATGTACACCTGCAGGAGTTCGGCCGGGTGGTGAAGCAGGCTGTGCGCGAAGCCGGCGGTGTGCCGTTCGAATTCAACACGATCGGCGTCGACGACGGCATCGTCATGGGCCACGAGGGCATGCGCTACTCGCTGCCCTCGCGCGAGCTGATCGCCGACTCGGTCGAAACCATGGCCGCCTCGCACTGCTTCGACGCCATGATCTGCATCCCCAACTGCGACAAGATCACCCCCGGCATGCTTATGGGCGCCGCGCGCGTGAACATCCCGACGATCTTCATCTCGGGCGGGCCGATGCTGGCCGGCCAGGACGAACAGGGTGTCAAAAGTGATCTGATCACCGTGTTCGAGGCAGTCGGTAAGCGCGCCGCCGGCACGATCAGCGACGCGCAGCTGCTCAAGCTCGAGCAGATCAGCTGCCCGACCTGCGGCAGCTGTAGCGGTATGTTCACCGCTAACTCGATGAACTGCCTGTGCGAGGCGCTCGGCATCGCGCTACCCGGCAACGGCACGCTGCCGGCCGTCTCACCCGAACGCCACGAGCTGGCGCGCAAGGCCGCCACCCAGATCATGGAGCTGGTCGCACGTAATATCCGCTTCCGCGACATCGTCACCGCCGAGGCGGTCGATAATGCGATGGCGCTCGATGTGGCCATGGGCGGCAGCACCAATACCGTGCTACACGTGCTGGCGCTCGCGCGCGAGACCAGCCTGGACTACCCGGTAGCGCACTTCAACGTGGTGTCCGACCGCACCCCGCACCTGGCCAAGGTGTCGCCGGCCTGGGATGGCCCGCAGCAGTGGCATATCCAGGATGTCCACGCTGCCGGCGGTGTGCCGGCCATCCTGGCCGAGCTGGCCCGCTGCCCCGGCGTGCTCAAGCTCGATGCGCTAACCGTGACCGGCAAGACCATGGGCGAGAACCTGGCCCACGCCGAGCGCCGCGGCGACGCCTGCATACGCCCGATCGACAACCCGCACTCGACGCGGGGCGCACTGAGCGCGCTGTTCGGCAACCTGGCGCCTGCCGGCGCGATCATCAAGGTTGGCGCGGTCGATCAGCACGAGATGCACTTTCGCGGCCCGGCGCGCGTATTCGACAGCGAAGAGGCTGCCACCAACGCGGTGGTGAATGGGAAGATCAACCCCGGCGACGCGATCATCGTGCGCTACGAGGGGCCGCGCGGCGGGCCGGGCATGCGCGAGATGCTCGCGCTCACCAGCATGGTCAAAGGCATCCCCGAGCTGAGCGGCACCACCGCGCTGATCACCGACGGCCGCTTCAGCGGCGGCACGCGCGGCCTGTGCATCGGCCATGTCTCGCCCGAGGCGGCTGAGGGCGGGCCGATCGGGCTGATCCACGACGGCGATATCGTGACGATCGACCTGGCCGCGCGCACGCTCGATGTCGATCTGTCGGCCGAAACCCTGGCCGCGCGCAAGGCCGGCTGGCAGGCACCCGCGCCCAGGTACACGCGCGGCTGGCTGGCGCGCTACACCCGGCTGGTGACCAACGCGAGCAACGGTGCCGTGCTCGAATAG
- a CDS encoding TetR/AcrR family transcriptional regulator yields the protein MSVPDIAMRARIMAEATRLFMAAGYNGISMREIAEAVGVSKAGLYYHFRDKEDLFLAILHDALARLGQIVQAARAAGPPARTQVELLVCALFGLPGEQRALIRLAGHELAHLGATARTEFGRQYHAQFIGQVSALLEAAIARGELRPIEPQTLTWLLLGMMYPFLTSDDGADARRPDQTIAVLLELFFAGAAQPG from the coding sequence GTGAGCGTACCCGACATAGCCATGCGCGCGCGGATCATGGCCGAGGCCACGCGCCTGTTTATGGCTGCCGGCTATAATGGCATCTCTATGCGCGAGATCGCCGAGGCGGTTGGTGTGTCGAAGGCCGGCCTGTACTACCACTTCAGAGATAAAGAGGATCTGTTTCTGGCGATCTTGCACGACGCGCTGGCGCGCCTGGGGCAGATTGTGCAGGCGGCGCGCGCGGCCGGCCCACCCGCCCGCACACAGGTCGAGCTACTGGTGTGTGCGCTGTTCGGCCTGCCGGGCGAGCAGCGCGCGCTCATCCGCCTGGCCGGCCACGAGCTGGCGCACCTGGGCGCCACCGCGCGCACCGAGTTCGGGCGGCAGTACCATGCGCAGTTCATTGGCCAGGTGTCTGCGCTACTCGAGGCCGCCATCGCGCGCGGCGAGCTGCGGCCGATCGAGCCGCAGACGCTCACCTGGCTGCTGCTGGGTATGATGTATCCCTTCCTCACCAGCGACGACGGCGCCGATGCGCGCCGGCCTGATCAGACGATTGCCGTGCTGCTGGAGCTGTTCTTCGCCGGTGCGGCTCAGCCTGGCTAG
- the ilvN gene encoding acetolactate synthase small subunit produces the protein MNKHTVVALVQDRPGVLNRAVSLFRRRGFNIESLAVGHSETPGVSRMTLVVEAEDVEQVTKQLYRLIEVLKVSDVTSDPTVEREMALVKIHAPSGSRPEIVALTGMFGAKIVDVGYNTMVIEMTGTPSKVENFIEVVRPFGMKEMMRTGRIAMVRGAHTHQAPADATESGNGHATAEAATLN, from the coding sequence TTGAACAAACATACCGTCGTCGCCCTGGTGCAGGATCGGCCCGGCGTGCTGAACCGCGCCGTGAGCCTGTTCCGCCGCCGCGGCTTCAATATCGAGAGCCTGGCCGTCGGCCATAGCGAGACGCCCGGCGTCAGCCGGATGACCCTGGTGGTCGAGGCCGAGGATGTCGAGCAGGTGACCAAGCAGCTCTACCGGCTGATCGAGGTGCTGAAGGTCAGCGACGTGACCAGCGACCCGACCGTCGAGCGCGAGATGGCGCTGGTGAAGATCCACGCGCCGTCCGGCAGCCGGCCCGAGATAGTGGCGCTGACCGGTATGTTCGGCGCCAAGATCGTCGATGTGGGCTACAACACCATGGTGATCGAGATGACCGGCACGCCTTCGAAGGTCGAGAACTTCATCGAGGTGGTGCGCCCGTTCGGCATGAAGGAGATGATGCGCACCGGCCGGATCGCGATGGTGCGCGGCGCGCACACCCACCAGGCCCCCGCCGATGCCACCGAGAGCGGCAATGGCCACGCGACGGCCGAGGCGGCGACGCTGAACTAG